From the genome of Scytonema hofmannii PCC 7110, one region includes:
- a CDS encoding NB-ARC domain-containing protein yields MKQNRRSRGVILTLKGWDKLQGAKTKAIVSDRAHDGFTLEELSSRMGLSLHTVSRIQGRLEPIDKSSLQSAFPAFGLELCQEDYTRPSPPDELEMRRACPQYDWGQAPNVSVFYGRSVELVQLREWILEQQCRLVALLGIGGIGKSSLAIRLGLQIQTEFEAVVWRSLQNAPPVEETLTSILQFLLWALRLDTAIAQSFDGKISKLMECLMNHRCLVILDNVETILCSGGQAGQCRPGYEGYDRLLKCLGEAPHKSCVLVTSREKPRAIAPLVGEQTGVKCLRLGGLSSIEGQQLFQQKGQFTGTEQQWQMLIQHYGGNPLALKMVAAGTQKLFNGKIASVLEYVEQGISIFEDISELLECQINRLSVVEEEVMYWLAIHREPVSFAELTEDTVTSSFKRLLPSAIKSLLQRSLVEKSGEHFFLQPVVMEHITRRFVERVSQERRDSLIQNIQTSISYSPLPNPCFDKSNSQRLHSENSKATPRATIA; encoded by the coding sequence ATGAAACAAAACAGACGAAGCCGAGGTGTTATTCTCACCCTTAAAGGTTGGGATAAACTTCAAGGTGCCAAAACTAAAGCCATCGTGAGCGATCGCGCTCACGATGGCTTTACTTTAGAAGAACTGAGCTCGCGCATGGGTTTGTCACTGCATACTGTCTCCAGGATACAGGGGCGCTTGGAACCGATAGATAAAAGTTCGTTGCAATCGGCTTTTCCTGCTTTTGGGTTGGAGTTGTGTCAGGAAGATTATACTCGACCAAGTCCTCCTGACGAATTGGAAATGCGACGCGCTTGTCCGCAGTATGATTGGGGACAAGCACCGAATGTCTCTGTATTTTATGGTCGCTCTGTGGAACTGGTGCAATTACGGGAATGGATATTAGAACAACAGTGTCGTTTAGTGGCGTTGTTAGGAATCGGTGGGATTGGCAAAAGTAGCTTAGCTATTAGATTAGGGCTGCAAATCCAAACGGAATTTGAGGCAGTGGTGTGGCGAAGCCTGCAAAATGCGCCACCAGTAGAGGAGACATTAACAAGCATACTGCAATTCTTGCTGTGGGCGTTGCGACTCGATACAGCGATCGCTCAAAGCTTTGATGGCAAAATATCGAAGCTGATGGAATGTTTGATGAACCATCGTTGTCTTGTGATTTTAGACAATGTGGAAACGATTTTATGTAGTGGTGGTCAGGCGGGACAATGTCGTCCTGGGTACGAGGGGTACGATCGCTTACTCAAATGCCTTGGGGAAGCTCCTCACAAGAGCTGTGTCCTGGTGACTTCTAGAGAAAAACCAAGAGCGATAGCACCATTAGTTGGAGAGCAAACAGGGGTGAAATGTTTGCGATTGGGGGGATTGAGTTCTATCGAAGGACAACAGTTATTCCAGCAGAAAGGACAATTCACGGGTACAGAACAACAGTGGCAAATGCTAATCCAGCATTATGGGGGCAATCCCCTAGCACTGAAGATGGTAGCTGCGGGAACTCAAAAGCTTTTTAACGGTAAAATTGCCTCAGTTTTGGAGTATGTGGAACAGGGGATATCGATTTTTGAGGACATTAGCGAGTTATTAGAATGCCAAATTAACCGTTTGTCGGTGGTGGAAGAGGAAGTGATGTATTGGCTGGCAATTCATCGAGAGCCAGTCTCTTTTGCCGAGTTAACTGAAGATACAGTGACATCTTCTTTCAAACGTCTCCTACCTTCAGCAATCAAATCCCTGTTGCAACGCTCATTAGTTGAAAAAAGCGGCGAGCATTTCTTCCTGCAACCAGTAGTGATGGAACACATCACACGGCGTTTTGTTGAACGGGTTAGTCAAGAAAGGAGGGACTCACTCATCCAGAACATCCAAACTTCGATTTCCTACTCCCCTCTTCCAAACCCATGCTTTGATAAAAGCAACAGCCAAAGACTACATTCGGAAAACTCAAAAGCAACTCCTAGAGCAACCATTGCTTGA
- a CDS encoding type II toxin-antitoxin system VapC family toxin: MTMQLICVDANFVVKLINSPSETSPHLTLWDTWEQTQTKIIAPTLLCYEVTNVFYRMKVAKQLLNTEAKQYLNNALNLPIQFYGDRQLHQQAWEVAQQFNLTAAYDAHYLALAQRFQADFYTGDKRLFNTVRSALPWIHLVE, translated from the coding sequence ATGACTATGCAATTGATTTGTGTGGATGCTAATTTTGTAGTTAAGTTAATCAACAGTCCCTCAGAAACATCACCCCATCTAACATTATGGGATACATGGGAGCAAACCCAAACCAAGATTATTGCTCCCACCCTCTTATGTTACGAAGTTACAAATGTATTTTATCGAATGAAAGTGGCGAAACAATTACTGAACACAGAAGCCAAGCAATATCTTAACAATGCTCTGAATTTACCCATTCAATTTTATGGCGATCGCCAACTTCATCAACAAGCCTGGGAAGTCGCGCAACAATTTAACCTCACAGCTGCTTATGATGCTCATTATTTAGCATTAGCTCAAAGATTTCAAGCAGATTTCTACACAGGTGATAAACGCCTATTTAACACTGTTCGTTCTGCTTTGCCTTGGATTCATTTGGTTGAATAA
- a CDS encoding type II toxin-antitoxin system HicB family antitoxin — protein MELKQNIRAVIHPGEQHGYVAECLEVSVVTQGDTLNEVVHNLREAVALHLEDEDPTQFGLIDKPSLLITFELQPEYA, from the coding sequence ATGGAGTTGAAGCAAAATATTAGAGCAGTCATTCATCCAGGTGAACAGCACGGATATGTAGCAGAATGTCTAGAAGTTTCCGTAGTAACTCAGGGAGATACTTTGAATGAAGTTGTTCACAACCTTCGTGAAGCAGTCGCTTTGCATTTAGAAGACGAAGATCCAACTCAATTTGGCTTAATAGATAAACCTTCTCTACTGATAACTTTTGAACTCCAACCAGAATATGCCTAG
- the cbiE gene encoding precorrin-6y C5,15-methyltransferase (decarboxylating) subunit CbiE, with product MTKVNVIGIGLDGIAGLSEKVREIIERATLLVGSDRHLSYFPNHQSQRLLLKNFTEDISIIRDYIDKGCDGVVVIVSGDPLFFGLGRLLLTELPKDVLTFHPHLSSVQLAFNRVKASWHDACFISAHGRSVEELIHALQQGVEKIAVLTDGTNTPNAIAKLIQSLNLPSQYQLWVCENLGGDLERVESFSIEVLCRDVAKSTFAPLNVVLLLRQEREKPLNLSALPYFGLPDECFLSFSDRPGLMTKREVRTLVLAELALRPGQIIWDIGAGTGSVSIEIARMFPTSKVYAIEKTAVGSALIAQNCRRFQVENVISIHGNAPDILQTLEEKCNTPGAGQSADRIFIGGSGGNLTEILQICATKLTPDGVIVLSLATLEHLNTALSWFQSHSWHYQLLQVQLSRSVPVGHLTRFAPLNPVTIVTACH from the coding sequence ATGACCAAAGTTAATGTTATAGGTATCGGTCTGGATGGAATTGCTGGATTGAGTGAAAAAGTTAGGGAAATTATTGAACGGGCGACGTTGCTGGTGGGTAGCGATCGCCATTTAAGTTATTTCCCCAACCATCAAAGTCAACGGTTGCTACTCAAAAATTTTACTGAAGATATTAGTATAATTCGTGACTATATAGACAAAGGCTGTGATGGTGTTGTTGTTATAGTTTCTGGAGATCCGCTCTTTTTCGGTTTGGGACGCTTGCTTTTAACGGAATTGCCCAAAGATGTGCTGACATTTCACCCTCATCTCAGTTCGGTACAGCTAGCCTTTAATCGCGTGAAAGCAAGCTGGCATGATGCGTGCTTTATTAGCGCACACGGGCGTTCTGTGGAAGAATTAATTCATGCCTTGCAGCAAGGGGTGGAGAAAATAGCTGTACTGACAGATGGGACAAATACCCCAAATGCGATCGCTAAACTTATACAATCTCTGAATTTACCCAGCCAGTATCAGTTGTGGGTTTGTGAAAATTTAGGTGGGGATTTGGAGCGTGTTGAGTCTTTCTCTATAGAAGTATTGTGTAGAGATGTTGCAAAATCTACATTTGCACCTCTGAATGTGGTATTGCTGCTGCGACAGGAGCGAGAAAAACCGCTAAATCTTTCGGCTTTACCGTATTTTGGGTTACCAGATGAGTGCTTTCTCAGTTTTAGCGATCGTCCTGGTTTGATGACAAAGCGAGAAGTGCGGACTTTAGTGTTAGCTGAACTCGCCTTGCGCCCCGGACAAATCATTTGGGATATTGGTGCGGGGACTGGTTCTGTATCCATTGAAATTGCCCGCATGTTTCCTACTTCCAAGGTTTACGCCATTGAAAAAACTGCTGTAGGTAGTGCGTTAATTGCCCAAAATTGCCGTCGCTTTCAAGTGGAGAACGTCATTTCCATTCATGGCAATGCACCGGATATTTTGCAAACTCTTGAAGAAAAGTGTAACACTCCTGGTGCTGGACAAAGCGCAGATCGTATTTTCATCGGTGGTAGTGGAGGTAACTTAACTGAAATTCTTCAGATTTGCGCTACAAAACTCACTCCTGACGGCGTTATAGTTCTCTCTCTAGCCACCTTAGAACATCTCAACACTGCTTTATCGTGGTTTCAATCTCATTCTTGGCATTACCAGTTATTACAAGTGCAGCTTTCCCGTTCTGTACCAGTTGGGCATTTAACACGCTTTGCACCACTTAATCCTGTGACAATTGTTACAGCTTGCCATTGA
- a CDS encoding type II toxin-antitoxin system Phd/YefM family antitoxin — protein MKHLEIKEADTALALLLDEVTTTHNEILITRNGMPIARIVPLTINSDSDTPHNYPLRGMPITISEDFDEAMPELWDTLSQ, from the coding sequence ATGAAACACCTTGAAATAAAAGAAGCAGATACGGCTCTTGCTCTTCTACTTGATGAAGTAACTACAACTCACAACGAAATTCTTATTACCCGAAATGGGATGCCTATTGCCCGTATAGTTCCCTTGACGATAAATTCTGATTCTGATACACCACACAATTATCCACTGCGCGGAATGCCAATAACAATCTCTGAAGATTTTGACGAAGCCATGCCAGAACTGTGGGATACACTGTCTCAATGA
- the frr gene encoding ribosome recycling factor yields MKLAEAESTMQKTVEATQRNFNTIRTGRANASLLDKVMVDYYGSPTSLKSLANINTPDSSTILIQPYERSTLNLIEKAISLSDVGLTPSNDGTLIRLNIPPLTSDRRKELVKIAAKYAEEGRVGIRNIRRDALDTIRKMEKAADISEDEARDQQDKLQKLTDKYTARINELLAEKEKDITTV; encoded by the coding sequence GTGAAATTAGCTGAAGCTGAGAGTACGATGCAAAAGACCGTAGAGGCAACTCAACGGAATTTTAATACCATTCGCACTGGTCGCGCCAATGCGAGTTTATTGGATAAGGTAATGGTGGATTACTACGGTTCACCAACTTCCTTAAAATCACTGGCAAACATCAACACGCCAGATTCTTCAACTATCTTGATTCAGCCTTACGAGCGGAGTACTTTAAACCTGATAGAAAAGGCAATTTCCTTGTCAGATGTGGGCTTAACCCCCAGTAACGACGGGACTTTAATTCGGCTTAACATTCCACCATTGACTAGCGATCGCCGTAAAGAACTCGTAAAAATCGCTGCTAAGTACGCTGAAGAAGGACGCGTTGGTATTCGTAACATCCGCCGTGATGCCTTAGATACAATTCGCAAAATGGAAAAAGCTGCGGACATCTCTGAGGATGAAGCACGAGATCAGCAAGATAAGCTGCAAAAGTTGACCGACAAGTACACTGCCAGAATTAATGAATTGTTGGCAGAGAAAGAAAAAGACATTACAACTGTCTAA
- a CDS encoding geranylgeranyl reductase family protein, which yields MYDCIIVGAGPAGGCAAYHLAKRGRSVLVLEKESLPRYKPCGGGVSPAIAQWFDFDFSPAISIKADTIRCTWNMDDPVEAEIGTAEPVWMVRRDIFDHFLIEQGQKQGAELRDNTEVTSIEFQSNCWQVNTAHGSVRGRYLIAADGAKGPMAKWLGFKERKRLLAGALEAEAKADVKNGNVAHFEFGMVKNGYLWNFPKADGYSIGIGTFVGRGGTQDFKSILSEYGNEFGVDIKTCQQYGHALCLWNGNQKLHADNAVLAGEAACVVDPFTAEGIRPSIFSGLKAAEAIDKAVGGDINALEDYTNTMNEQWGSDMAWAQKLAGLFYRFAGIGYKVGVKRPSSVQIMGKILCGEMRYVDVASRAIKRLTSGLAG from the coding sequence ATGTACGACTGCATTATCGTTGGCGCAGGACCTGCTGGTGGATGTGCTGCATATCATTTAGCCAAGCGCGGGCGTTCGGTATTGGTTTTGGAGAAAGAGTCTCTACCAAGATACAAACCCTGTGGAGGTGGCGTTTCACCTGCGATTGCTCAATGGTTTGACTTTGACTTTAGTCCAGCAATTTCCATCAAAGCAGACACAATCCGTTGTACCTGGAACATGGACGATCCGGTAGAAGCAGAAATCGGAACTGCCGAACCAGTTTGGATGGTAAGGCGGGATATATTTGACCATTTTCTGATTGAGCAAGGACAAAAGCAAGGGGCTGAACTACGAGATAATACGGAAGTAACAAGTATTGAATTTCAAAGCAATTGTTGGCAAGTTAACACCGCTCATGGTTCGGTAAGAGGTCGTTACTTAATTGCTGCCGATGGCGCTAAAGGACCTATGGCTAAATGGCTTGGGTTTAAAGAACGCAAACGTCTTCTAGCAGGGGCATTGGAAGCAGAAGCAAAAGCAGATGTAAAGAATGGTAACGTTGCTCACTTCGAGTTTGGCATGGTGAAAAACGGTTACCTCTGGAACTTCCCCAAAGCAGATGGTTACTCTATTGGTATTGGCACTTTTGTTGGTAGGGGTGGTACTCAAGACTTCAAGAGTATTTTAAGCGAGTATGGTAATGAATTTGGTGTGGACATCAAAACCTGCCAACAATACGGTCATGCTTTGTGTTTGTGGAATGGTAATCAAAAGTTGCACGCTGACAATGCAGTTTTAGCAGGGGAAGCAGCTTGTGTTGTCGATCCATTCACTGCAGAAGGTATTCGCCCCTCGATTTTTAGCGGTTTAAAAGCAGCAGAAGCTATCGATAAAGCAGTTGGTGGCGACATCAACGCATTGGAGGACTACACAAACACCATGAATGAACAATGGGGGAGTGATATGGCTTGGGCGCAGAAGTTGGCAGGGCTATTTTATCGCTTTGCTGGTATTGGCTATAAAGTGGGTGTTAAGCGTCCCTCATCTGTCCAAATTATGGGCAAAATCTTGTGTGGTGAAATGCGTTACGTTGATGTTGCTAGTCGCGCTATCAAGCGTTTAACATCTGGATTGGCTGGTTAG
- a CDS encoding type II toxin-antitoxin system HicA family toxin, which produces MDILSKFGFEVHSQKGSHVKLRRSGVEQKETLTVPNHRQ; this is translated from the coding sequence GTGGACATTTTGAGTAAGTTTGGCTTTGAGGTACACAGCCAAAAGGGTAGTCATGTTAAGTTGCGTCGTTCTGGTGTAGAACAAAAAGAGACTTTAACAGTGCCTAATCATCGGCAGTAG